One window of the Methylocystis parvus OBBP genome contains the following:
- the purB gene encoding adenylosuccinate lyase: protein MIPRYSRPEMTSIWEPQTRFRIWFEIEAYACEALAEIGVIPKESARNIWEKAKDVTFDVARIDEIERVTKHDVIAFLTHLAEFIGPDSRFVHQGMTSSDVLDTCLAVQLTRAADLLIADVDKLLAAIKKRALEHKFTPTIGRSHGIHAEPVTFGLKMAQAYAEFMRARERLAAARKEVATCAISGAVGTFANIDPRVEEYVAEKLGLVPEPVSTQVIPRDRHAAFFATLGVVASSVERLAIEVRHLQRTEVLEAEEYFSAGQKGSSAMPHKRNPVLTENLTGLARLVRGMAIPAMENVALWHERDISHSSVERMIGPDATVTLDFALARLANVIDNLLVYPENMQKNLDRLGGLVHSQRVLLALTQKGVSREDAYAFVQRNAMPVWRGEGEFRTLLGQDKDVSAKLSPAELDELFDLSYHFKHVDTIFRRVFGEG, encoded by the coding sequence ATGATCCCCCGCTATTCCCGACCCGAGATGACGTCCATCTGGGAGCCGCAGACGCGCTTCCGCATCTGGTTCGAGATCGAGGCCTATGCCTGTGAGGCCCTGGCGGAGATCGGCGTCATTCCGAAGGAGAGCGCCAGAAATATCTGGGAGAAGGCGAAGGACGTCACCTTCGACGTCGCGCGCATCGACGAGATCGAGCGCGTCACGAAGCATGACGTCATCGCCTTCCTCACCCATCTCGCCGAGTTCATTGGTCCGGATTCGCGTTTCGTGCATCAGGGGATGACGTCGTCGGACGTGCTCGACACCTGCCTCGCCGTGCAGCTCACGCGCGCGGCGGACCTGCTCATCGCCGACGTCGACAAATTGCTTGCGGCGATCAAGAAGCGGGCTCTCGAGCACAAATTCACGCCGACCATCGGCCGCTCGCACGGCATTCACGCCGAGCCCGTGACCTTCGGCCTCAAAATGGCGCAGGCCTATGCGGAGTTCATGCGCGCGCGGGAGCGTCTCGCGGCGGCGCGCAAGGAGGTCGCGACCTGCGCGATTTCGGGCGCCGTCGGCACTTTCGCCAATATTGATCCGCGCGTCGAAGAATATGTCGCGGAGAAACTCGGCCTCGTCCCGGAGCCCGTGTCGACGCAGGTCATACCGCGCGACCGCCACGCCGCCTTCTTCGCGACGCTCGGCGTCGTCGCCTCGTCGGTCGAGCGGCTCGCCATCGAAGTGCGCCACCTGCAGCGCACCGAGGTGCTCGAAGCCGAGGAATATTTCTCGGCGGGGCAGAAGGGCTCCTCCGCCATGCCGCATAAGCGCAATCCGGTGCTCACCGAAAATCTCACCGGCCTCGCGCGTCTCGTGCGCGGCATGGCGATTCCGGCGATGGAGAATGTCGCGCTCTGGCACGAGCGCGACATTTCGCATTCCTCCGTCGAGCGCATGATCGGCCCCGACGCTACTGTGACGCTCGATTTTGCGCTGGCGCGCCTTGCCAACGTCATCGACAATCTGCTCGTTTACCCCGAGAACATGCAGAAGAATCTGGACCGGCTGGGCGGGCTCGTCCATTCGCAGCGCGTGCTGCTGGCGCTGACGCAAAAGGGCGTGTCGCGCGAGGACGCCTACGCCTTCGTGCAACGCAACGCCATGCCGGTCTGGCGCGGCGAAGGAGAATTCCGCACGCTGCTCGGCCAGGACAAGGACGTAAGCGCCAAACTGTCGCCCGCGGAGCTGGACGAGCTGTTCGACCTTTCGTACCATTTCAAGCATGTGGACACGATCTTCCGCCGGGTGTTCGGCGAGGGGTGA
- a CDS encoding DUF2721 domain-containing protein — protein sequence MYIEPPSIEQLSNVISQVTGPAFLLAAEAQLLSVLMSRLDRLVDRSRDLAELSDEDAQAHRKIELPILRRRAKLVHRSIYWGVASCVVTSVLVIIAFASALMRLRHEYGAATLFVIAMALFTGALIAFAQEVRLGYSEIDANAVFMKKHRWRREPIPPRID from the coding sequence ATGTATATCGAACCGCCCTCTATCGAACAGCTCTCCAACGTCATCTCGCAGGTCACCGGACCCGCCTTTCTCCTCGCCGCTGAGGCGCAGCTTTTGAGCGTGCTGATGTCGCGGCTCGACCGCCTCGTCGATCGTTCGCGCGATCTCGCCGAACTGAGCGACGAGGATGCGCAGGCGCATCGCAAGATCGAACTTCCGATCCTGCGGCGGCGCGCCAAGCTGGTGCATCGTTCGATCTATTGGGGCGTGGCGAGCTGCGTCGTGACGAGCGTTCTCGTCATCATCGCCTTCGCATCGGCGTTGATGCGGCTTCGCCACGAATATGGCGCGGCGACGCTCTTCGTGATCGCCATGGCGCTCTTCACCGGCGCCTTGATCGCCTTCGCGCAGGAAGTGCGTCTCGGCTATTCGGAGATCGACGCCAACGCCGTCTTCATGAAAAAGCATAGATGGCGGCGGGAGCCCATTCCGCCGCGCATCGACTGA
- a CDS encoding AAA family ATPase, which produces MITRLAISGYRSIRELVLAPGPLTIVTGANGAGKSSLYRALRLLADVAQGRIVQSLALEGGLDSTLWAGPEKFSRAMKAGEEKIQGLVRQAPKGVKLGFASDAYGYAIDLGPSSTQGGVFGLDPEIKVEAQWTGDYLGRSNLFAERRGPGVRIRDENGGWRQAAASLAGVDSMMTHCADIRSAYDLAVLRETMRRWRFYDNLRADREAPARRPQIGTYTPALADDGADLAAALATIMEIGEAEALRETIGDAFPGSRIDLSTTAGYFETLMRQHGLLRPLRAAELSEGTLRYLLLVAALLTPRPPPLMVFNEPESSLHPSLIGPLARLMLRVAKNTQLVVVSHSAKLVSELGDDERCVEIALEKQLGETLAPAHDKPKWVWPSR; this is translated from the coding sequence GTGATTACCCGCCTCGCCATTTCAGGTTATCGATCCATCCGCGAACTGGTCCTCGCGCCGGGGCCGCTGACCATCGTCACTGGCGCCAACGGCGCCGGCAAATCCAGCCTCTATCGCGCCTTGCGGCTTCTCGCCGACGTCGCGCAGGGGCGGATCGTCCAGTCGCTGGCGCTGGAGGGCGGTCTCGACTCGACGCTTTGGGCGGGGCCGGAGAAATTTTCCCGCGCCATGAAGGCGGGCGAGGAAAAAATCCAGGGGCTGGTGCGGCAAGCGCCCAAGGGCGTGAAGCTCGGCTTCGCCTCGGACGCATATGGCTACGCGATCGACCTCGGCCCGAGTTCGACTCAGGGCGGCGTTTTCGGCCTCGATCCGGAAATAAAAGTCGAGGCGCAATGGACTGGCGACTATCTCGGCCGCAGCAATCTTTTCGCTGAACGCCGCGGCCCCGGCGTGCGCATCCGCGACGAGAATGGCGGCTGGCGACAGGCGGCGGCCTCGCTCGCCGGCGTCGACAGCATGATGACGCATTGCGCGGATATACGCAGCGCCTACGATCTCGCCGTTCTGCGTGAGACGATGCGGCGCTGGCGCTTCTACGACAATCTGCGCGCCGACCGGGAGGCGCCGGCGCGACGGCCGCAGATCGGCACCTATACGCCGGCGCTCGCCGATGACGGCGCCGATCTCGCAGCGGCGCTCGCCACCATCATGGAGATCGGCGAGGCGGAGGCGCTGCGCGAGACGATCGGCGACGCCTTTCCGGGGAGCAGGATCGATCTCTCAACCACGGCCGGCTATTTCGAAACGCTCATGCGCCAGCATGGGCTCCTGCGCCCTTTGCGCGCGGCCGAGCTTTCCGAAGGCACGCTGCGTTATCTGCTGCTCGTCGCCGCGCTTCTGACGCCGCGTCCGCCGCCCCTGATGGTGTTCAACGAACCCGAATCCAGCCTGCATCCGAGCCTCATCGGCCCGCTCGCCAGATTGATGCTCAGGGTCGCCAAGAATACGCAGCTCGTCGTCGTCTCCCATTCGGCGAAGCTCGTCTCGGAGCTCGGCGACGACGAGCGCTGCGTGGAGATCGCCCTGGAAAAACAACTGGGCGAGACCCTCGCCCCCGCGCATGACAAGCCGAAATGGGTCTGGCCGTCGCGTTGA
- the ccmI gene encoding c-type cytochrome biogenesis protein CcmI, whose translation MIWLIFALLTGAAVMAVLLPLAARGEAKDANAADIAFFEEQIAEIERERAEGRLDAAEAEAAKTEAARRLLRAEAAPKAAARGSRKAALVAALSAIVVIPLVAVPLYLKLGRSNAPDMPLTARLEAAPERNDLSGAVARIEQHLREHPEDGRGFEVVAPYYLRAGRGEEAIDAYAKALTLLGPTAERHANLGQARMIVAEGKVTAEAKKDFEAALALDPANVMAAYYLGLGAEQAGEKDKAIEIFARLEADAPAGAAYLRSVRQRLAELRGESASRPPFASAPAEQETAQGPSSAQGKAIAAMPADERAAMIRGMVEKLAARLESKGDDVEGWLRLIRAYSVLAEPEKAKKAVADARKALVGKETEAARVEALAKELNIGG comes from the coding sequence ATGATCTGGCTTATCTTCGCCCTTTTGACCGGCGCCGCGGTTATGGCCGTTCTCCTGCCGCTGGCCGCGCGCGGCGAGGCGAAAGACGCCAACGCCGCCGACATCGCCTTTTTCGAGGAGCAGATCGCCGAGATCGAGCGCGAGCGCGCCGAGGGCCGTCTCGACGCGGCGGAGGCCGAGGCCGCGAAGACGGAAGCCGCCCGCCGCCTGCTGCGCGCGGAGGCCGCTCCCAAGGCGGCCGCCCGAGGCTCTCGCAAGGCGGCGCTCGTGGCGGCGTTGAGCGCCATCGTCGTCATCCCTCTTGTCGCCGTCCCGCTCTATCTGAAGCTCGGCCGATCCAACGCGCCCGACATGCCGCTGACGGCGCGCCTCGAAGCCGCGCCCGAGCGCAACGACCTCTCCGGCGCCGTCGCCCGCATCGAGCAGCATTTGCGCGAGCATCCCGAGGACGGGCGCGGATTCGAGGTGGTCGCGCCTTATTATCTGCGCGCCGGCCGAGGCGAGGAAGCGATCGACGCCTACGCCAAGGCGCTGACATTGCTCGGCCCCACCGCCGAGCGCCACGCCAATCTCGGACAGGCGCGCATGATCGTCGCCGAGGGCAAGGTGACGGCGGAAGCGAAGAAGGATTTCGAGGCCGCGCTGGCGCTCGATCCGGCGAATGTCATGGCCGCCTATTATCTCGGGCTCGGCGCCGAGCAGGCGGGCGAGAAGGACAAGGCGATCGAGATTTTCGCGAGGCTCGAAGCCGATGCGCCGGCCGGGGCCGCCTATCTGCGCTCCGTGCGCCAACGCCTCGCCGAACTGCGCGGCGAAAGCGCGTCCCGCCCGCCCTTCGCCTCGGCGCCTGCCGAACAGGAGACGGCTCAGGGGCCGTCGAGCGCGCAGGGCAAGGCTATCGCCGCCATGCCGGCCGATGAACGCGCGGCGATGATCCGCGGCATGGTGGAGAAACTCGCCGCACGGCTCGAAAGCAAGGGCGACGACGTCGAGGGCTGGTTGCGTCTCATTCGCGCCTATAGCGTTCTCGCGGAGCCGGAAAAGGCGAAGAAGGCCGTGGCCGACGCGCGCAAGGCGCTCGTGGGGAAAGAGACGGAAGCCGCCCGCGTCGAGGCGCTGGCGAAGGAATTGAACATCGGGGGGTGA
- the ccmE gene encoding cytochrome c maturation protein CcmE: protein MTRKGKRLTLIIGALAILGLAAGLVLFALRDNIVFFYTPSELAQKQIAPGARLRIGGLVKEGSVVKNGKDVTFAVTDKTRDLAIAFTGLLPDLFREGQGVVVDGVLGADGAFKADSVLAKHDERYMPKDVADRLKAQGVWQGEKK, encoded by the coding sequence ATGACCCGCAAAGGCAAGAGACTCACGCTCATCATCGGCGCGCTGGCCATTCTCGGGCTCGCGGCGGGCCTCGTGCTGTTCGCGTTGCGCGACAATATCGTCTTTTTCTACACGCCTTCGGAGCTGGCGCAGAAACAGATCGCGCCCGGCGCGCGGCTGCGGATCGGGGGGCTCGTGAAGGAAGGCAGCGTCGTGAAGAACGGCAAGGACGTGACTTTCGCCGTCACCGACAAGACGAGGGATCTCGCCATCGCCTTTACGGGCCTCTTGCCCGATCTCTTCCGTGAAGGGCAGGGCGTCGTCGTCGACGGCGTGCTGGGCGCGGACGGCGCGTTCAAGGCCGACAGCGTCCTCGCCAAGCATGACGAGCGCTACATGCCCAAAGACGTCGCGGACAGACTGAAAGCGCAGGGCGTGTGGCAGGGAGAGAAGAAGTGA
- a CDS encoding heme lyase CcmF/NrfE family subunit, with protein sequence MIVETGHYALVLALALALMQFAIPLAGARMNDVALMRVARPTAIAQFLFIAFSYGALTYAHVVSDFSLVNVIENSHSLKPFIYKISGVWGNHEGSMLLWVLVLSLCGALIAIFSSAMPDKLRADALAVQGLLGAAFLLFILLTSNPFARVDQPPWEGRDLNPILQDPGLAIHPPLLYLGYVGFSIVFSFAAAALIGGRIDAAWARFARPWTLFAWVALTLGIAMGSYWAYYTLGWGGFWFWDPVENASLMPWIAGTALLHSAAVMEKREALKVWTIFLSILAFSLSLLGTFLVRSGVLTSVHAFASDPERGVFILAILVFFIGGALALFAVRAGSLPVGGLFSPISREGALVLNNLLLSASCATVVIGTLYPLALEALTGEKISVGAPFFNTVLIPIALPLALLMPVGQMLAWKRGDLPAALQRLRAAFAVGVFAAALFGAMYGTPFLSIVTGGLAVYLVIGGVSDIAQRATFRASSAGAVFARLAGLPLSAWGTSISHAGMGLTLLGLAATGWGVENILAMKPGEYHDVGPYKLAIEELSPRQGPNYSEIYAAMDVRSGGRTIAKIEPAKRYYQARKMQRSEAGIATLGLGQIYAAIGESHPDGTIDARLYWKPFVTLIWIGALVMALGGACSLADRRLRIGVARRAKVAAMPEAAE encoded by the coding sequence ATGATCGTCGAAACCGGACATTACGCGCTCGTTCTCGCGCTCGCCCTCGCGCTGATGCAGTTCGCCATTCCGCTCGCCGGCGCGCGGATGAACGACGTCGCGCTGATGCGCGTCGCGCGGCCGACCGCCATCGCGCAATTTCTCTTCATCGCCTTCTCCTACGGCGCGCTGACCTATGCGCATGTCGTCTCCGACTTCTCGCTCGTCAACGTCATCGAGAATTCGCACTCGCTGAAGCCCTTCATCTATAAAATCTCGGGCGTGTGGGGGAATCATGAAGGCTCCATGCTCCTTTGGGTGCTGGTGCTCTCGCTCTGCGGCGCGCTGATCGCGATCTTCTCGTCGGCCATGCCCGACAAATTACGCGCCGACGCGCTCGCCGTGCAGGGTCTGCTCGGCGCGGCCTTTCTGCTTTTCATCCTGCTGACCTCGAATCCCTTCGCGCGCGTCGATCAGCCGCCATGGGAGGGCCGCGACCTCAATCCGATCCTTCAGGACCCCGGCCTCGCGATCCACCCGCCGCTGCTTTATCTCGGCTATGTCGGCTTCTCGATCGTCTTCTCCTTCGCAGCGGCGGCGCTTATCGGCGGGCGCATCGACGCCGCCTGGGCGCGCTTCGCCCGGCCCTGGACGCTTTTCGCCTGGGTGGCGCTGACGCTCGGCATCGCCATGGGCTCCTACTGGGCCTATTACACGCTGGGCTGGGGCGGCTTCTGGTTCTGGGACCCGGTCGAGAACGCCTCCCTCATGCCCTGGATCGCCGGTACGGCGCTCCTCCACAGCGCGGCGGTGATGGAGAAGCGCGAGGCGCTGAAGGTCTGGACGATCTTCCTGTCGATTCTGGCCTTCTCGCTCTCTCTGCTCGGCACCTTCCTCGTGCGTTCCGGCGTGCTGACCTCCGTGCACGCCTTTGCGAGCGATCCCGAGCGCGGCGTGTTCATTCTCGCCATCCTCGTCTTCTTCATCGGCGGCGCGCTGGCGCTCTTCGCCGTGCGCGCGGGGTCGCTTCCCGTGGGCGGGCTCTTCTCGCCCATCTCGCGCGAGGGCGCGCTGGTCCTTAACAACCTGCTTCTTTCCGCGAGCTGCGCGACGGTCGTCATCGGCACGCTCTATCCGCTGGCGCTCGAGGCGCTGACGGGCGAGAAGATTTCGGTCGGCGCGCCCTTCTTCAACACGGTGCTGATCCCGATCGCGCTGCCGCTCGCTTTGCTCATGCCCGTCGGCCAGATGCTCGCCTGGAAGCGCGGCGATTTGCCGGCTGCGCTTCAGCGCCTGCGCGCGGCCTTCGCCGTCGGCGTCTTCGCGGCGGCGCTGTTCGGCGCGATGTACGGAACGCCTTTCCTCTCCATCGTCACGGGAGGCCTCGCGGTCTATCTCGTCATTGGCGGCGTGAGCGACATCGCCCAGCGCGCGACCTTCCGCGCCTCCTCGGCGGGCGCCGTCTTCGCGCGCCTCGCCGGCCTGCCGCTTTCCGCCTGGGGCACGTCGATCTCGCATGCGGGCATGGGGCTGACATTGCTCGGCCTCGCCGCGACGGGTTGGGGCGTCGAGAACATTCTCGCCATGAAGCCCGGCGAATATCACGACGTCGGTCCCTACAAGCTCGCGATCGAGGAGCTCTCGCCGCGCCAGGGCCCGAACTATTCGGAAATCTACGCCGCGATGGACGTGCGTTCGGGCGGACGGACAATCGCGAAGATCGAACCCGCCAAGCGCTATTATCAGGCGCGCAAGATGCAGCGCTCCGAGGCCGGCATTGCGACGCTCGGACTGGGGCAGATCTACGCCGCCATCGGCGAATCGCATCCGGACGGGACGATCGACGCGCGGCTTTACTGGAAGCCCTTCGTGACGCTGATCTGGATCGGCGCGCTGGTCATGGCGCTGGGCGGCGCTTGCTCGCTGGCGGACCGGCGCCTGCGCATCGGCGTGGCGCGGCGGGCGAAGGTTGCAGCGATGCCGGAGGCGGCGGAATGA
- a CDS encoding cytochrome c-type biogenesis protein has translation MLLIIPAHAVTPGEILPDPAMEARARAITGELRCLVCQNQSVDDSDASLARDLRVLVREKLKEGMSDAQVKEYVHARYGDFVLLRPPVKPGTILLWTAPLLALLAGGAAVWSAARRRRAPAETVELTGEERDRLAALGVSQGNDSGLADS, from the coding sequence ATGTTGCTCATCATCCCCGCTCACGCCGTCACGCCGGGCGAAATTCTCCCCGACCCGGCGATGGAGGCCCGCGCCCGCGCCATCACCGGCGAATTGCGATGCCTCGTCTGCCAGAATCAGTCGGTCGACGATTCCGACGCCTCGCTCGCCAGGGACCTGCGCGTCCTCGTGCGAGAGAAGCTGAAAGAAGGCATGAGCGACGCGCAGGTGAAGGAATATGTGCACGCCCGCTACGGCGATTTCGTCCTGCTGCGCCCGCCGGTCAAGCCCGGCACAATCCTGCTCTGGACGGCGCCGCTGCTTGCGCTTCTCGCGGGCGGCGCGGCGGTGTGGTCGGCGGCGCGGCGTCGGCGGGCTCCGGCGGAAACCGTCGAACTGACCGGGGAAGAGCGGGACCGACTCGCGGCGCTTGGCGTAAGCCAGGGAAATGATTCGGGTCTTGCCGATTCTTGA
- a CDS encoding inorganic phosphate transporter: MTSVTSGVEFSPGHEPAGPKPKLDHAFDIRGLLVFLGVIACGLGYTAFSIWADLKDAGAPVVTYLPFVLLGVALLIALGFEFVNGFHDTANAVATVIYTHSMPANIAVIWSGFFNFLGVLFSTGAVAFGIVSLLPVELILQVGSSAGFAMVFALLIAAIVWNLGTWWLGLPASSSHTLIGSIIGVGIANALMRGRDGTSGVDWGKATEIGYSLLLSPIVGFTAAALLLLLMKFVVRKAELYKEPQGQNPPPWWIRGLLILTCTGVSFAHGSNDGQKGMGLIMLILIGTVPTAYALNRALPPSHIAAFTKVSAEASKVVEGKAAGYNVLGDPRPAVTNYISRHELTEGTYPSLAALMREISQEIQTYGAISKIPFAAVGNTRNDIYLASEALRFLAKDKEAALTEGDKKTLKAYKDEIDKATKFIPTWVKVAVAIALGLGTMIGWKRIVVTVGEKIGKEHLTYGQGASAEIVAMSTIAAADIYGLPVSTTHVLSSGVAGTMAANGSGVQMGTIRNLLMAWVLTLPCAILLSGSLYFILSHVLKLAV; this comes from the coding sequence ATGACATCCGTTACTTCAGGCGTCGAATTTTCACCCGGCCACGAGCCGGCGGGTCCGAAGCCAAAGCTCGATCACGCCTTCGATATTCGCGGCCTGCTGGTCTTTCTCGGCGTCATCGCCTGCGGCCTCGGCTATACGGCTTTCAGCATCTGGGCCGATCTCAAGGACGCCGGCGCGCCCGTCGTCACCTATCTGCCCTTCGTCCTCCTCGGCGTCGCGCTGCTGATCGCGCTGGGCTTCGAATTCGTCAACGGCTTCCATGACACGGCCAACGCCGTCGCGACGGTCATTTACACCCACTCCATGCCGGCCAATATCGCCGTGATCTGGTCGGGTTTCTTCAATTTTCTCGGCGTGCTGTTCTCGACGGGCGCGGTCGCCTTCGGCATCGTGTCGCTGCTCCCGGTCGAACTGATCCTGCAAGTCGGCTCCAGCGCCGGCTTCGCCATGGTCTTCGCCCTGCTCATCGCGGCGATCGTCTGGAACCTCGGCACCTGGTGGCTGGGCCTGCCGGCCTCCTCGTCGCACACGCTCATCGGCTCGATCATCGGCGTCGGCATCGCCAACGCCCTGATGCGCGGCCGCGACGGCACGTCGGGCGTCGACTGGGGCAAGGCGACGGAGATCGGCTATTCGCTGCTGCTCTCCCCGATCGTCGGCTTCACGGCGGCCGCTCTGCTGCTGCTGCTCATGAAATTCGTCGTCCGCAAGGCCGAGCTCTACAAGGAGCCGCAGGGCCAGAACCCGCCGCCGTGGTGGATCCGCGGCCTGCTGATCCTGACCTGCACCGGCGTCTCCTTCGCGCATGGTTCGAATGACGGCCAGAAGGGCATGGGCCTCATCATGCTGATCCTGATCGGCACGGTGCCGACGGCCTATGCGCTGAACCGCGCGCTGCCGCCGAGCCATATCGCCGCCTTCACCAAGGTTTCGGCGGAAGCTTCCAAGGTCGTGGAAGGCAAGGCGGCGGGCTATAATGTGCTCGGCGACCCGCGCCCGGCGGTGACCAACTATATCTCGCGTCACGAGCTCACCGAGGGCACCTATCCCTCTCTCGCGGCCCTGATGCGCGAAATCTCCCAGGAGATTCAGACCTACGGCGCGATCTCCAAGATCCCCTTCGCCGCCGTCGGCAATACCCGTAATGACATCTATCTCGCCTCCGAGGCGCTCCGCTTCCTCGCCAAGGACAAGGAAGCGGCGCTGACCGAAGGCGACAAGAAGACGCTGAAGGCCTATAAGGACGAGATCGACAAGGCGACGAAGTTCATCCCGACCTGGGTGAAGGTCGCCGTCGCCATTGCGCTCGGCCTTGGCACCATGATCGGCTGGAAGCGCATTGTGGTCACGGTGGGCGAGAAGATCGGCAAGGAGCATCTGACCTATGGGCAGGGCGCGTCGGCCGAAATCGTCGCCATGAGCACCATCGCCGCGGCCGACATATACGGCCTTCCGGTCTCGACCACCCATGTGCTGTCGTCCGGCGTCGCCGGCACGATGGCGGCGAACGGCTCGGGCGTGCAGATGGGCACGATCCGCAATCTGCTGATGGCCTGGGTGCTGACGCTTCCCTGCGCCATCCTGCTCTCGGGCTCGCTCTACTTCATCCTCAGCCATGTGCTGAAGCTGGCCGTTTGA
- a CDS encoding LysR family transcriptional regulator, whose translation MEVITMMRVFAAVARRGSFTAAAASMSLPRSSVSTAVRDLEAHLGARLLNRTTRQVSLTADGALYLEKCRQLLAELDDMREMFRPAAAISGGLRIDAPTRIGRLVIAPALPAFLTRHPALDLYLTVADRQIDLARDGVDCAIRVGDLKDSRLGARRLCEVDMLTCASPAYLERHGAPRSVRDLSDHYAINYAASPERHASKFDFQTKDGVMKIAMRARVSVNNAETYIACAEAGLGVIQVPAYDVEEQLASGSLIEILPEARPVPEPLSLVFPQPGKQSARLRAFIEWATPLLRGRLSSKK comes from the coding sequence ATGGAAGTCATCACGATGATGCGCGTTTTCGCCGCCGTCGCGCGGCGCGGCAGCTTCACCGCCGCCGCCGCCTCGATGTCTCTGCCGCGATCGAGCGTCTCGACGGCGGTTCGCGATCTCGAGGCGCATCTGGGCGCCCGCCTTCTCAACCGCACCACGCGCCAGGTCTCGCTGACCGCCGACGGCGCGCTTTACCTCGAGAAATGCCGCCAGTTGCTGGCCGAGCTCGACGACATGCGGGAGATGTTCAGGCCCGCCGCGGCGATCTCCGGCGGCCTGCGGATCGACGCGCCGACCCGTATCGGCCGCCTGGTGATCGCGCCCGCCCTTCCTGCATTTCTGACGCGGCACCCGGCGCTCGACCTGTATCTGACCGTGGCCGACCGCCAGATCGACCTCGCCCGCGACGGCGTCGATTGCGCGATCCGGGTCGGCGACCTGAAGGATTCGCGGCTCGGCGCCCGGCGCCTGTGTGAGGTCGACATGCTGACCTGCGCCAGTCCGGCCTATCTCGAACGCCATGGCGCGCCGCGCTCGGTTCGAGACCTGTCCGACCATTATGCGATCAATTACGCGGCGTCGCCGGAACGACATGCGTCGAAATTCGACTTTCAGACGAAAGACGGCGTCATGAAGATCGCGATGCGCGCGCGGGTCTCCGTCAATAATGCGGAAACCTACATCGCCTGCGCGGAAGCCGGACTCGGCGTCATTCAGGTTCCCGCTTACGACGTCGAGGAGCAACTCGCCTCGGGGTCGCTGATCGAAATCCTTCCCGAGGCGCGTCCGGTTCCGGAGCCGCTTTCGCTCGTCTTCCCGCAACCGGGCAAGCAGTCCGCGCGGCTTCGCGCCTTCATCGAATGGGCGACGCCCCTGCTGCGCGGAAGGTTGTCGTCGAAAAAATAA
- a CDS encoding SDR family oxidoreductase: protein MLDHSLKGKFVIVAGGAKNLGGLISRDLAAQGAAGVLVHYNSAATKAAAEDTVAAVQRAGASAFARQADLTRVSEVADLFAEAKSCFGRIDIAVNTVGMVIKKPILDVREEDYDAIFAINAKAAFFFIQEAGRTLSEGGKICTIVTSLLGAFTGLYSIYAGSKAPVEHFTRAASKEFGPRGISVTAVAPGPMETPFFYGQETPESAAYNQAAADLSRFTATGLTDPADIAPLVRFLVSEGWWVTGQTILANGGYTTK from the coding sequence ATGTTGGATCATTCGTTGAAGGGCAAATTCGTGATTGTCGCCGGCGGCGCGAAAAATCTCGGCGGACTGATTTCCCGAGACCTTGCGGCGCAGGGGGCCGCGGGCGTGCTCGTCCATTACAACAGCGCGGCGACGAAAGCCGCCGCCGAGGACACTGTGGCCGCCGTCCAACGCGCCGGGGCGTCCGCCTTCGCGCGCCAGGCCGACCTCACTCGCGTTTCCGAGGTCGCGGATCTTTTCGCGGAGGCGAAGAGCTGCTTCGGCCGGATCGACATCGCGGTCAACACCGTCGGCATGGTGATCAAGAAGCCGATCCTCGACGTGCGCGAGGAGGATTACGACGCCATTTTCGCGATCAACGCCAAGGCCGCCTTCTTCTTCATCCAGGAGGCTGGCCGGACGCTTTCCGAGGGCGGCAAGATCTGCACGATCGTCACCTCCCTGCTCGGCGCCTTCACGGGGCTCTATTCCATTTACGCCGGCAGCAAGGCTCCCGTGGAGCATTTCACGCGCGCGGCGTCGAAAGAATTCGGACCGCGCGGCATATCCGTGACCGCCGTGGCGCCCGGTCCGATGGAGACGCCCTTCTTTTACGGGCAGGAGACGCCGGAATCGGCGGCCTACAACCAGGCGGCCGCCGATCTGTCGAGATTTACCGCGACCGGCCTGACCGATCCGGCCGACATCGCGCCGCTCGTGCGCTTCCTCGTTTCCGAAGGCTGGTGGGTGACGGGACAGACGATCCTGGCGAATGGCGGCTATACGACGAAGTAG
- a CDS encoding zinc-finger domain-containing protein, translating to MSEHSTPHFHNSPGVAEIRVGAKEFMCIGALPPFDHPHVYIDMGAENQAVCPYCSTLYVYDASLHGGADPAECVYHAEEPA from the coding sequence ATGAGCGAACATTCCACGCCCCATTTCCACAACTCGCCCGGCGTCGCGGAGATTCGCGTGGGGGCGAAGGAATTCATGTGCATCGGCGCGCTGCCGCCCTTCGACCATCCGCATGTCTATATCGACATGGGCGCGGAAAATCAGGCGGTCTGCCCCTATTGCTCGACGCTCTATGTCTATGACGCCTCGCTCCATGGCGGCGCCGATCCGGCGGAATGCGTCTATCACGCTGAAGAGCCGGCTTGA